The following proteins come from a genomic window of Burkholderia stabilis:
- a CDS encoding acetyltransferase, whose amino-acid sequence MQDNHDARHFFAFNGDADGLCALQQLRLAEGVRGTLVTGVKRDIKLLERIDARAGDVVTVLDVSHDQNRDACARLLRDGVTVRYFDHHFAGELPDDPRFDAHIDTSADVCTSALVNRYLGGRHVRWAIAAAFGDELPALGDALAREHGVDDAERRTLAELGLYLNYNAYGECVGDLHFDPAALADAMLPCVDPLDFVRGTAVFAALRDGYRNDMALACALAPLREVPGATLVRMPDHPWARRATGMLANERMRNAPHAALAVLSPRAEGGLVVSVRVPDGRPLGADEFCRGFPTGGGRKRAGGINHLPETEFDAFVARFEAAFRLD is encoded by the coding sequence ATGCAGGACAACCACGACGCGCGGCATTTCTTCGCGTTCAACGGCGACGCGGACGGCCTCTGCGCGCTTCAGCAACTGAGGCTCGCGGAAGGCGTGCGCGGCACGCTCGTGACGGGCGTGAAGCGCGACATCAAGCTGCTCGAGCGGATCGATGCACGCGCGGGCGACGTCGTCACCGTGCTCGACGTGTCGCACGACCAGAACCGCGACGCCTGCGCACGGCTGTTGCGCGACGGCGTGACGGTGCGCTATTTCGACCATCACTTCGCGGGCGAGCTGCCCGACGATCCGCGCTTCGACGCGCACATCGACACGTCGGCCGACGTGTGCACGAGCGCGCTCGTGAACCGTTATCTCGGCGGCCGGCACGTGCGCTGGGCGATCGCCGCGGCATTCGGCGACGAATTGCCGGCGCTCGGCGATGCGCTCGCGCGCGAGCATGGCGTCGACGATGCCGAGCGACGCACGCTTGCCGAACTCGGGCTCTACCTGAACTACAACGCATACGGCGAGTGCGTCGGCGATCTGCACTTCGATCCGGCAGCGCTGGCCGACGCGATGCTGCCGTGCGTCGATCCGCTCGATTTCGTGCGCGGGACCGCCGTGTTCGCGGCGCTGCGCGACGGCTACCGCAACGACATGGCGCTTGCCTGCGCGCTCGCGCCGTTGCGCGAGGTGCCGGGCGCGACGCTGGTGCGGATGCCCGACCATCCGTGGGCGCGGCGTGCGACCGGGATGCTCGCGAACGAACGGATGCGCAACGCGCCGCATGCGGCGCTCGCGGTGCTGTCGCCGCGCGCGGAGGGCGGGCTCGTCGTCAGCGTGCGCGTGCCCGACGGCCGGCCGCTCGGCGCCGACGAGTTCTGCCGCGGCTTTCCGACCGGCGGCGGGCGCAAGCGCGCGGGCGGCATCAACCATCTGCCGGAAACCGAGTTCGACGCGTTCGTCGCGCGTTTCGAGGCCGCATTCCGGCTCGATTGA
- a CDS encoding nuclear transport factor 2 family protein: MPDLQTLSDHHDIRELIVAYSSAIDARDFDALDTVFTPDAAIDYRAMGGIAGRYPDVKAWLRTVLPQFPQYQHMVGNLSIRLDDDTARGRTICFNPMEVALPDGSTQVMFLGLWYVDRFVRTAQGWRIAERVEERCYGHNVPAVLAGATG; encoded by the coding sequence ATGCCCGATCTGCAAACGCTCTCCGACCATCACGACATCCGCGAGCTGATCGTCGCGTATTCGAGCGCGATCGACGCGCGCGACTTCGACGCGCTCGATACGGTGTTCACGCCCGACGCGGCGATCGACTATCGCGCGATGGGCGGCATCGCCGGCCGCTATCCGGACGTGAAGGCGTGGCTGCGCACCGTACTGCCGCAGTTCCCGCAGTACCAGCACATGGTCGGCAACCTGTCGATCCGGCTCGACGACGATACCGCGCGCGGCCGCACGATCTGCTTCAATCCGATGGAAGTCGCGCTGCCGGACGGCAGCACGCAGGTGATGTTTCTCGGGCTGTGGTATGTCGACCGCTTCGTGCGCACCGCGCAGGGCTGGCGCATCGCCGAGCGTGTCGAGGAGCGCTGCTACGGCCACAACGTGCCGGCCGTGCTCGCGGGCGCGACCGGCTGA
- a CDS encoding SRPBCC domain-containing protein, translated as MTKPSNLVTSITVDIDAPASVVWEVLTDFPRYGEWNTFCVGFETTGKLGDFVHMQVRIPGTDTVIPVSETLIAYEPERLLSWEQRPTDDNKDAARRDQYIDADGAERCRYFTTDQFLGVNADTIMQNHGAWVKQGFDQCARDVKQRAEALHAARRRKSA; from the coding sequence ATGACCAAACCCTCGAATCTCGTCACCTCGATCACCGTCGACATCGACGCGCCGGCCTCCGTCGTCTGGGAAGTGCTGACCGACTTCCCGCGCTACGGCGAATGGAACACGTTCTGCGTCGGCTTCGAAACGACCGGCAAGCTCGGCGATTTCGTGCACATGCAGGTTCGCATCCCGGGCACGGACACCGTGATTCCCGTCAGCGAGACCCTCATCGCGTACGAACCGGAACGCCTGCTGTCGTGGGAGCAGCGCCCGACCGACGACAACAAGGACGCCGCACGCCGCGACCAGTACATCGACGCAGACGGTGCCGAACGCTGCCGTTATTTCACGACCGACCAATTCCTCGGCGTCAACGCGGACACGATCATGCAGAACCACGGCGCTTGGGTGAAACAGGGCTTCGACCAGTGCGCGCGCGACGTGAAGCAGCGCGCCGAAGCGCTGCATGCGGCGCGCCGGCGCAAAAGCGCCTGA
- a CDS encoding cryptochrome/photolyase family protein, translating into MPAKSSVAPAIVWFRDDLRVTDQPALTHAVASGRPLVCVFVDDTGDSAGRPLGGAARWWLHGSLAGLDAALARHGGRLLLLRGDAQREIERIVQDTGAAAVYWNRRYAQPQRDADAALKASLKARGVTVESSNGSLLNEPWEVLTGSGAPYQVFTAYWRAARRDRTVAAPLPEPERIVFHPWPAAVHERALALDALALLPHTPDWAGGLRDAWPQPDEAGAHERLDAFLTASLAGYADARDRPDRPATSRLSPFLRFGNLSPRQVWHAAQAAAHEGGAACAAGVDKFLSELGWREFSYALLYHFPSLATDNFRAQFDAMAWRDDPAALRAWQRGLTGYPLVDAGLRELWTTGWMHNRVRMVVASFLIKHLLIDWRAGEAWFWDTLVDADPANNAASWQWVAGCGADAAPYFRIFNPVTQGEKFDPDGAYIRRWVPELAGLDTASIHAPWQASPLQLDAAGVRLGIDYPKPLVDHAAARGRALDALAALPKRR; encoded by the coding sequence GTGCCTGCCAAGTCGTCCGTTGCTCCCGCGATCGTCTGGTTCCGTGACGATCTGCGCGTGACCGACCAGCCCGCGCTGACGCATGCGGTCGCGTCGGGCCGCCCGCTCGTGTGCGTGTTCGTCGACGACACGGGCGACAGCGCAGGGCGCCCATTGGGCGGCGCGGCGCGCTGGTGGCTGCACGGGTCGCTGGCCGGGCTCGACGCCGCGCTCGCGCGTCATGGCGGGCGCCTGCTGCTGTTGCGCGGCGATGCGCAACGCGAGATCGAGCGCATCGTGCAGGACACCGGCGCCGCGGCCGTGTACTGGAACCGCCGTTACGCGCAGCCGCAGCGCGATGCCGACGCGGCGCTGAAGGCGTCGCTCAAGGCGCGCGGCGTGACGGTCGAGAGCAGCAACGGCAGCCTGCTGAACGAGCCGTGGGAGGTGCTGACGGGCAGCGGTGCGCCATACCAGGTGTTCACCGCGTACTGGCGTGCGGCGCGCCGCGATCGCACGGTCGCGGCGCCGCTGCCGGAACCCGAACGGATCGTGTTTCATCCGTGGCCGGCCGCCGTGCACGAGCGCGCGCTGGCGCTCGATGCGCTCGCGTTGCTGCCGCATACGCCGGACTGGGCCGGCGGCTTGCGCGATGCTTGGCCGCAGCCCGACGAAGCCGGCGCGCACGAACGGCTCGACGCGTTCCTGACGGCGTCGCTCGCCGGTTATGCGGACGCGCGCGACCGCCCCGACCGGCCCGCGACGAGCCGGCTGTCGCCGTTCCTGCGCTTCGGCAACCTGTCGCCGCGACAGGTGTGGCACGCGGCGCAGGCCGCCGCTCACGAGGGCGGCGCCGCATGCGCGGCAGGCGTCGACAAGTTCCTGAGCGAGCTCGGCTGGCGCGAATTCAGCTACGCGCTGCTGTACCACTTCCCGTCGCTTGCAACCGACAACTTCCGCGCGCAGTTCGACGCGATGGCGTGGCGCGACGATCCCGCCGCGCTGCGCGCATGGCAGCGCGGGTTGACCGGTTATCCGCTCGTCGACGCCGGCTTGCGCGAGCTGTGGACGACCGGCTGGATGCACAACCGCGTACGGATGGTCGTCGCGTCGTTTCTCATCAAGCATCTGCTGATCGACTGGCGTGCGGGCGAAGCGTGGTTCTGGGACACGCTCGTCGACGCCGATCCCGCGAACAACGCGGCGAGCTGGCAATGGGTGGCCGGTTGCGGCGCCGATGCCGCGCCGTATTTCCGCATCTTCAATCCGGTCACGCAGGGCGAGAAGTTCGATCCGGACGGCGCGTACATCCGGCGCTGGGTGCCCGAGCTCGCGGGCCTCGACACTGCGTCGATCCACGCGCCGTGGCAAGCGTCGCCGCTGCAGCTCGACGCGGCCGGCGTGCGGCTCGGCATCGACTATCCGAAGCCGCTCGTCGATCATGCAGCCGCGCGCGGCCGCGCGCTCGATGCGCTGGCCGCGTTGCCGAAGCGTCGCTGA
- a CDS encoding LysR substrate-binding domain-containing protein, protein MSTPLVRLPSLDLVRGFVAVGRRMSITLAAQDLCVTQSAVSRQVHALEAHLGVALLQRGYRKIAFTPEGERLFRAADAALHSLQDTVASLAAARERQPVTITASIGVTALWLLPRLGRLQARLPGIDLRVAANDKVLDLRAEGIDLGIRYCSRERAPAGALHLFDEIVVPVAHPALAARPVTSAAAIADHVLLEFDGPPQPQLQWLTHLHAAGLGDARPKGVLRFNQYDQVIQAAIAGQGVALGRLALVAPMLADGRLAVLGPHTQALSDAYGYWLFQHDPAPRREVADVRDWMLAEAADCDAAMRAHDTAQA, encoded by the coding sequence ATGTCAACGCCTCTCGTCCGCCTCCCGTCGCTCGACCTCGTCCGCGGTTTCGTCGCCGTCGGCCGCCGCATGAGCATCACGCTCGCCGCGCAGGACCTGTGCGTCACGCAGTCGGCGGTCAGCCGCCAGGTGCATGCGCTCGAGGCGCATCTCGGCGTCGCGCTGCTGCAGCGCGGCTACCGGAAGATCGCGTTCACGCCGGAAGGCGAGCGGCTGTTCCGCGCCGCGGATGCGGCCCTGCACAGCCTGCAGGACACCGTCGCGTCGCTCGCCGCCGCGCGCGAACGTCAACCGGTCACGATCACCGCGAGCATCGGCGTCACCGCGCTGTGGCTGCTGCCGCGGCTCGGGCGGCTGCAAGCACGCCTGCCCGGGATCGATCTGCGCGTCGCCGCGAACGACAAGGTACTCGATTTGCGCGCCGAAGGCATCGACCTCGGGATCCGCTATTGCTCGCGCGAACGCGCGCCGGCGGGTGCGCTGCACCTGTTCGACGAGATCGTCGTGCCGGTTGCGCATCCCGCGCTCGCCGCGCGGCCGGTCACGAGCGCGGCCGCGATCGCCGACCATGTGCTGCTCGAATTCGACGGGCCGCCGCAACCGCAATTGCAGTGGCTCACGCACCTGCACGCGGCCGGGCTCGGCGACGCGCGCCCGAAGGGCGTGCTGCGCTTCAACCAGTACGACCAGGTGATCCAGGCCGCGATCGCGGGCCAGGGCGTCGCGCTCGGACGGCTCGCGCTCGTCGCACCGATGCTCGCGGACGGGCGGCTCGCGGTACTCGGGCCGCACACGCAGGCGCTGTCGGATGCGTACGGCTACTGGCTGTTCCAGCACGATCCGGCGCCGCGCCGCGAAGTCGCCGACGTGCGTGACTGGATGCTCGCGGAAGCGGCCGACTGCGATGCTGCGATGCGCGCGCACGATACGGCGCAAGCCTGA
- a CDS encoding alpha/beta fold hydrolase codes for MTISNEGGGAARRDRAADALPPEPVTLRAADGYALRGHVWRHRGSGGAARPVTVVNCATSVRCDYYFRFAAWLFAQGRDVLVYDYRGIGGSRPARLATLRANWLDWGQLDCEAALQYARDAFPGQPIDVVAHSIGGCLLGLAASNVHVRHAVTVGAQYAYWRDYLPAERRRMWWKWHVAMPALAAVFGYVPAKRLGWMEDTPRGVALSWSRAQPRFEDGYIGGVLDESTVSRVALPARFAGLSAPMLAIGIDDDAFGTVAAIERLVGYYTGSDVTHLRIAPRDIGVDAIGHFAFFHSRFTDTLWPVALYWLQHGVLPADAPGSVHALHPASHARGTGSGVPGVAANG; via the coding sequence ATGACGATTTCGAACGAAGGCGGCGGCGCGGCGCGACGCGATCGCGCGGCAGACGCGCTGCCACCCGAGCCGGTGACGCTGCGCGCAGCCGACGGCTATGCACTGCGCGGCCACGTGTGGCGACATCGCGGCAGCGGCGGCGCCGCGCGCCCCGTGACGGTCGTCAATTGCGCGACGTCGGTGCGCTGCGATTATTACTTCCGTTTCGCAGCCTGGCTGTTCGCGCAGGGGCGCGACGTGCTCGTCTACGACTATCGCGGCATCGGCGGGTCGCGCCCCGCGCGGCTCGCGACGCTGCGCGCGAACTGGCTCGACTGGGGGCAGCTCGATTGCGAAGCGGCGCTGCAATACGCGCGCGACGCGTTTCCGGGCCAGCCGATCGACGTCGTCGCGCACAGCATCGGCGGCTGCCTGCTCGGGCTCGCGGCATCGAACGTGCACGTGCGGCATGCGGTGACCGTCGGTGCGCAGTATGCGTACTGGCGCGATTACCTGCCGGCCGAACGGCGGCGCATGTGGTGGAAGTGGCACGTTGCGATGCCGGCGCTCGCGGCCGTGTTCGGCTACGTGCCCGCGAAGCGGCTCGGCTGGATGGAGGACACGCCGCGCGGCGTCGCGCTGTCGTGGTCGCGCGCGCAGCCGCGTTTCGAGGACGGCTACATCGGCGGCGTGCTCGATGAAAGTACCGTGAGCCGCGTGGCGCTGCCCGCGCGCTTCGCGGGGCTGTCCGCGCCGATGCTCGCGATCGGCATCGACGACGACGCGTTCGGCACGGTCGCCGCGATCGAGCGGCTGGTCGGCTACTACACGGGCAGCGACGTGACGCACCTGCGGATCGCGCCGCGCGACATCGGCGTCGACGCGATCGGCCATTTTGCGTTTTTCCACAGCCGCTTCACCGACACGCTGTGGCCGGTCGCGCTGTACTGGCTGCAACACGGCGTGCTGCCGGCCGATGCGCCGGGCAGCGTGCACGCGCTGCATCCGGCGTCGCATGCGCGGGGGACGGGCAGCGGCGTGCCGGGCGTCGCCGCGAACGGTTGA
- a CDS encoding 4'-phosphopantetheinyl transferase family protein: MSIPSDSASPVETPRAWRVHMLYVPPAAARAGVRVARIDFDWRVPLASPAYAALSDGERARAARFLRHEDAVRSAATRAALRDVLGAALGVAPHAVALVVDESGRPSPDPAHRTELDFNVSHAGDHALLAWAPAGRVGVDIECCNRATDWRALTREVCAPAEADYLDSLPSAARAEAFMRVWSAKEALLKALGTGIVGGLRAFAVVPPRDTTTPATIIVEPAAPAAGVAAFDAAWLDAAPGYAACVAWTHT, from the coding sequence ATGTCCATTCCGTCCGATTCCGCTTCTCCGGTCGAAACGCCTCGCGCGTGGCGCGTGCACATGCTCTACGTGCCGCCTGCCGCGGCCCGCGCGGGCGTGCGGGTCGCCCGCATCGATTTCGACTGGCGCGTGCCGCTCGCATCACCGGCCTATGCGGCGCTGAGCGACGGCGAGCGCGCGCGTGCAGCGCGCTTCCTGCGTCACGAGGATGCGGTGCGCAGCGCCGCGACGCGCGCTGCGCTGCGTGACGTGCTCGGCGCGGCCCTCGGTGTTGCGCCGCACGCGGTCGCGCTCGTCGTCGACGAATCGGGGCGGCCGTCGCCGGACCCCGCACATCGCACGGAACTCGATTTCAACGTGTCGCACGCCGGCGATCATGCGTTGCTCGCGTGGGCCCCGGCGGGGCGCGTCGGCGTCGATATCGAGTGCTGCAACCGCGCGACCGACTGGCGCGCGCTGACGCGCGAAGTCTGCGCGCCGGCCGAGGCCGACTATCTCGACAGCCTGCCGTCCGCGGCGCGCGCAGAGGCGTTCATGCGCGTGTGGTCGGCGAAGGAGGCGCTGCTCAAGGCGCTTGGCACGGGCATCGTCGGCGGGCTGCGCGCGTTTGCGGTCGTGCCGCCGCGCGATACGACCACACCCGCGACGATCATCGTCGAGCCGGCCGCGCCCGCTGCCGGCGTGGCGGCATTCGATGCCGCGTGGCTCGACGCGGCGCCCGGCTACGCGGCATGCGTCGCGTGGACGCACACGTGA
- a CDS encoding glutamate/aspartate ABC transporter substrate-binding protein — translation MNFPPLPLRFAALLGRSLFVTACALACGASLAAQPLSGTLEKIRQNNLISIGHRETSVPFSYVDASGKVIGFSQDLCDRVIAAVKARTGKPDLQVRFIPVTSQNRIPLVQNGTVDLECGVTTNLAARHAQVAFATTFFVATTRLLTRTNSGIRDFPDLAGKTVVTNQGTTSERLLRKMNEEKKMNMQIISAKDYGEGRLTLESGRAAAYMMDDVLLAGVRQLAAKPADWRIVGTPQSSEAYGFMLRKDDPQFKALVDGVLVQLMKSGEINVLYDKWFMKPVPPKGLSFDFPMSDVIKARYAAPNDAPLE, via the coding sequence ATGAACTTCCCGCCCCTTCCGCTCCGTTTCGCCGCCCTGCTCGGCCGCAGCCTGTTCGTCACCGCCTGCGCGCTCGCGTGCGGCGCCTCGCTCGCCGCGCAGCCGCTGTCGGGCACGCTCGAGAAGATCCGGCAGAACAACCTGATCTCGATCGGCCACCGCGAAACGTCGGTGCCGTTCTCCTACGTCGATGCGAGCGGCAAGGTGATCGGCTTCTCGCAGGACCTGTGCGACCGCGTGATCGCCGCCGTGAAAGCGCGCACCGGCAAGCCCGACCTGCAGGTGCGCTTCATTCCCGTCACGTCGCAGAACCGCATCCCGCTCGTGCAGAACGGCACCGTCGATCTCGAATGCGGCGTGACGACCAACCTCGCCGCGCGTCATGCGCAGGTCGCGTTCGCGACGACCTTCTTCGTCGCGACGACGCGCCTGCTCACGCGGACGAACTCGGGCATCCGCGACTTCCCCGATCTCGCCGGCAAGACGGTCGTGACGAACCAGGGCACGACGTCCGAACGCCTGCTGCGCAAGATGAACGAGGAAAAGAAGATGAACATGCAGATCATCAGCGCGAAGGACTACGGCGAAGGACGCCTCACGCTCGAATCGGGCCGCGCGGCCGCGTACATGATGGACGACGTGCTGCTCGCGGGCGTGCGCCAGCTGGCCGCGAAACCGGCCGACTGGCGGATCGTCGGCACGCCGCAATCGTCGGAAGCCTACGGGTTCATGCTGCGCAAGGACGATCCGCAGTTCAAGGCGCTCGTCGACGGCGTGCTCGTGCAACTGATGAAGAGCGGCGAGATCAACGTGCTGTACGACAAGTGGTTCATGAAGCCGGTGCCGCCGAAGGGGTTGTCGTTCGACTTCCCGATGAGCGACGTGATCAAGGCGCGCTATGCGGCGCCGAACGACGCACCGCTCGAATGA